Proteins from one Carassius gibelio isolate Cgi1373 ecotype wild population from Czech Republic chromosome A25, carGib1.2-hapl.c, whole genome shotgun sequence genomic window:
- the LOC127947100 gene encoding transmembrane protein 168-like, translating to MCKLLRYCLSHFLYAAMTRLDEANKGVNMWSSIRYLGYLSSLNSLVAICLGIYVQWEKTADTVILVIFILGLFVLGIACILHYYFSMVKVSLFLLHLWFGFLLGLLCFINVPSKEMDVKEQVANYMLIASIVIRILWALVGRMCGYTQHQPAFLTSREALELTGFAVASTTLVSQKSISLVVLTLALAALIVDLRMKSFLAIQNLVCFSFVAAFFFQESLGVSSNPFALSWFFSRLVCDPFLDIYFSGLSVTERWSPLLLRGGLWRRLTLLPLVVMEVMFLVMASLKMTDLDRWYLLIPGLLGAAVFWIICHLVFLVVLWGFHSKLSDCQRMCMVHTSEAGALDRIMASKGMRHFCLISKRLMIFSLMSTIILGALGWQPSNSLFIALFLLVLPLESLAHGLFYELGNRLGGTCVGYAVVIPTNYCSPDGQPTLLPPAHVQELNLRSTGMLNNVQRFFSHHMIETYGCDYSTSGLSLEALQAKLRIFMEAHTADGPRHDTYVLYYSGHTHRSGEWALAGGDILRLDEIVQLWREKNSGFCSRLIIILDTDNSLPWVTEVQTIEGLYVAVQGAVLSSPTDPEVQDAPQLGDFTCQWVDFNCNPDSVVRWSERGRPIRAAYGISRQWSDYKLHLPTESDLTRHWRLYFPRLTYPVVQLAHWCGGLDLFWVCGYCIRLLRRIKLAWFPPAVLDTGQGFKLVKS from the exons ATGTGCAAGCTGCTCAGGTATTGCTTGAGCCACTTCCTTTACGCTGCTATGACCCGGCTAGACGAAGCCAACAAAGGAGTCAACATGTGGTCATCAATTCGGTACCTCGGTTACCTGTCCAGCCTGAACTCCCTGGTGGCCATTTGCCTGGGAATTTACGTACAATGGGAGAAAACCGCCGACACTGTCATCTtggtcattttcattttgggcctCTTTGTTCTTGGGATTGCCTGCATTCTCCACTATTACTTCAGTATGGTGAAGGTCAGCCTCTTTCTGCTGCATCTGTGGTTTGGGTTCCTTCTGGGTTTGCTATGCTTCATCAACGTCCCGTCCAAAGAGATGGATGTTAAGGAGCAGGTGGCCAACTATATGTTAATAGCAAGTATTGTGATACGAATCCTATGGGCTTTGGTTGGAAGAATGTGCGGTTATACCCAACATCAACCTGCTTTCCTCACTTCAAGGGAGGCTTTGGAGCTCACAGGCTTCGCTGTGGCCAGCACAACCCTGGTCAGCCAAAAATCCATAAGCCTTGTTGTCCTGACACTGGCTTTGGCCGCTCTAATCGTGGATCTGCGCATGAAGTCCTTCTTGGCGATCCAAAACCTGGTCTGCTTCTCGTTTGTGGCTGCGTTCTTCTTCCAGGAGTCTTTAGGAGTGTCCTCCAACCCCTTCGCCTTGTCTTGGTTCTTCAGCCGCCTCGTCTGCGACCCATTCCTGGACATCTACTTCAGCGGACTTTCGGTCACTGAACGCTGGTCGCCGCTTCTACTGAGAGGAGGCCTGTGGAGACGCTTAACGCTTCTTCCTCTGGTGGTCATGGAGGTGATGTTTTTGGTCATGGCCTCTCTGAAGATGACAGATCTGGATCGGTGGTACCTGCTCATCCCGGGTCTGTTAGGAGCTGCAGTTTTCTGGATCATCTGCCACCTGGTTTTTCTCGTGGTGCTGTGGGGTTTTCACAGCAAGCTGAGTGACTGTCAGAGGATGTGTATGGTGCACACGTCCGAGGCTGGAGCGCTGGACAGGATCATGGCGTCTAAGGGGATGAGGCACTTCTGTCTCATATCAAAACGCCTGATGATCTTCAGCCTGATGTCCACCATCATACTCGGGGCTCTGGGTTGGCAG CCGTCCAACAGTCTGTTTATTGCCTTGTTTCTGCTGGTGCTGCCTCTCGAGTCACTAGCCCATGGCCTCTTCTATGAGCTGGGAAACCGCCTCGGAGGCACCTGTGTCGGCTACGCTGTGGTGATTCCTACCAACTACTGCAG CCCAGATGGTCAGCCCACCCTGCTGCCCCCGGCGCATGTGCAGGAGCTCAATTTGCGTTCCACAGGGATGCTTAACAACGTGCAGCGCTTCTTCTCTCATCACATGATCGAGACCTATGGTTGTGATTACTCCACGAGCGGCTTGAGTCTGGAGGCCCTGCAAGCCAAGCTGCGCATATTCATGGAGGCGCACACAGCTGACGGCCCACGACACGACACCTACGTGCTGTATTACAGCGGACACACCCACCGCAGCGGAGAGTGGGCTCTGGCAG GAGGAGACATTTTACGTCTAGATGAGATTGTGCAGCTCTGGAGAGAAAAGAACAGCGGATTCTGTTCCCGTCTCATCATTATTCTCGATACTGATAACTCTCTCCCCTGGGTGACAGAGGTGCAGACGATCGAGGGACTTTATGTAGCGGTTCAAGGGGCAGTGCTTTCTAGTCCCACAGACCCGGAGGTCCAGGACGCGCCTCAGCTCGGGGACTTCACCTGTCAGTGGGTTGATTTTAACTGTAACCCTGACAGCGTCGTTCGGTGGTCTGAGCGTGGGCGGCCCATCCGAGCAGCCTATGGCATCTCCAGACAATGGAGCGACTACAAGCTTCACCTGCCCACTGAAAGTGACTTGACCAGGCACTGGAGACTCTACTTCCCACGCCTGACTTACCCTGTGGTCCAGCTCGCCCACTGGTGTGGCGGGCTGGACCTCTTTTGGGTTTGTGGATACTGCATTCGGTTGCTCCGAAGGATCAAACTTGCATGGTTCCCACCTGCAGTGCTGGATACAGGCCAAGGTTTCAAGCTGGTTAAATCGTAG